The sequence tcgttatggcagtattttcagctggtgtttacaagagcttctaaaaattaacctcaacgtcAAGGAGACCAGTAAAGTCTACCACTAGAAAactagagaaaggctttaaactatatgcctataaactatatcatacctacacactacaaagttttttttcttatattttacgttagcccacatagctcagcattagctagtatagctaactagcttgctaggtgcattattgatagtttctcctgttatcaaatggaagtctaataaaatgctagtaataataataacgcaaACTATAATAATccttataaaaataattagacaaatgctggctataataataataataataataataataataataataataataaaaatagtacaatttataataatatatagctataataataataataataataattctagctataataataataataataataatatcaagctatactaataataaaaacgctagctatattagtaaaaaataagaatacaaatgctagctataatattttaataatattaataataataataataataattagctattataataataacaacaacaataataataatatctcgctataataataataataataaaaatgctagctggtggatcattcaggcaagtacgctgatctcctctcccaaatacatggagcctgggtgctgtaacgttaattattccatttaaaaagcagtggcactgcatgctttgccagtcgtctccaagcttctgacgtttctggtttaaccaggtagtctggtatgaaatgtttgctacagacctttaATATGGCGAAATGGTACCGAAGTGGTGCCGACTAATGTTCATTAGCCActgtttattagatttattagctTAAAGCTTCCTTAAAACTTAGCAGACgccgtgcaaaaaggaacacaacagtgctgaaaacggcttgaaaacttcacgctggatactcattttgacctctcgctagtaaaaaatgtacgttttgcctatacaggccaatgtaaacaatacaaccggaaacgtccgagccgcattatttgaaaacggaaatgcgtcagagccgtgagtgcaaggagtccattgaccccacaaatgtgatgctccagaaactcaatctgctcaaaggaaggtcagttttgtagcttctgtaatgagctagactgttttcagttgtgtgaacatgattgcacaagggttttctaatcatcaattagccttctgagccaatgagctaacacattgtaccattagaacactggagtgatagttgctggaaatgggcctctatacacctatgtagatattgcaccaaaaccagacatttgcagcaagaatagtcatttaccacattagcaatgtacagagtgtatttgtttacagttaggactagtttaaagttatcttcattgaaaagtacagtgcttttccttcaaaaataaggacgtttcaatgtgaccccaaacttttgaacggtagtgtatatataaaaaaaaaaacatggcacatTTGTTATATTGAGCCTGTAATAGATGTGAATTACTtgagttttacacatttctgtttacagttaggtccataaatatttggacagtaacATTTCATGGGCTCCATGGGCCTTTCCCTCATTAATCCATCACcagttaagcaggtaaaaggtcTAGAATTTATTCCTGGTGTGGTATTTGCATTTGGAAGCTTTTGCTGTGAACCCATAACATGCAGGGAAGAAAGTAGATCTCAATGGAAGAGACACTGAGCATCATTAGcctgaaaaaagaagaaatccatCAGAAAGATGGAAAGGACAGAAATGTTAGGAGTGGCCAAATCATAAGTTTGGTACATTCTGGTAAAATAAGAGTGCAGTGATGAACTCGGGAACTGGAGCCCTGGACATCCACAGAACAAAACAGTGGAAGATGATTGCATTAATTAATTCCACAGTGAATTAAAATCCTTCACAACATCCACCCAAGTGAAGAACACTCTGCAGGGAAGAGGTGAATCAGTATCTCAGTCTACAATACAGAGAATACTTCATTAGAGCATATATAGAGGATTCACCACTAGATGAACCTAGGGTGAAACTAAGATCAAGTCAATCACCAGATCTAAACCCTAATCGAGCAGCGTTTTACTCACTAAAGGTAGAAAGACCaacaaaccagcaacaactgaagCCAGCTGCAGTAAAGGGCTGGTAAAGAATTATAATGGAGGAAACACAGTGTTTGTTGCTGTCCATGGGTTCAGACTTCACGCAGTCAATGCCTGCAAAAGATTCTCAACAAAGTATTAATAATGAACATTTTATTCATGGAACAGTTCATTTgttcaattacttttgagcccctgaaatgaaaAGGAGGACTTGTTGTAGAAAAAGGATTGCAGTTTCTGTTTGCTTCAtaagatagaaagatagaaaagTGTTTTTGCAGTGCAGAAGAACTGAACCGGATCATGATTCAGTGGATCTGGACAAAGACCATCTCTTTTGTCTGTATCAatttttggtcctttggtcccTACTGCTATTTtagtttggaccaaactgaaacaTCAGGAAGAGAAGAGAACACCCTTCAGTAGAGCCGTTGGGCATTGGAAGAGCTGCACCCACAGATACACTCAAAACAAAACTAGTGCCAGGGCATAACTGTAGACACATTTACCACAGGTGTTGTAAAGTAACGTCATGTACTGAGCTGGAGCTAATATAAAACTTTCACatctttaaatgaaaaaaaaaaagatttaaggcTAAAGGTTTACAGCTAAATATAACCCCAGTTTCCTGTTGTGAGCACAAAACTGATGCTGTATTTAAAACTGTGCCCTATTCACTATATATGATTTTGGGGTTCTACCCTTTTGTAGTGGTGTTTAAAAATGTTGATCCAGATTTATTAAGtcgtcaagaggcttttattgtcattctatCAGAATACGAGTACACAATAGAGTGAAACTACGTTCCTCCAAAACAACacggtgcaacatggaacaaaaaGTATCGTATAGACAGCATAGTATAAAAGGCAAACGTGCAACAAATCGTGCAACACAAAATtagaacactacaataaatacaataaatgcaGGACAGATTAGACAGTTAAGCAGGTGGGACAGTGAGTATAGACACTCTACAGTCTGAATGTGTGTGCTGAAGATAATCTGCAGAAATACATAACATGGTAGCATATATAGGAATACGCCATTACAACaaagcagttactgaggtagagaataTAGGGTATTTAGAAGAATACAATAGCAGTTAATATTTCTGATGCAGATAGAGATCATTTCAGTCACTgtttgttaagtgtgtgtgtgtgtgtgtggtaagggGAGGTTACgtcagtctctgtgtgttgaagagtctgatggtgtgggggaggaatctgttgcagagtctggtagtggaggccaGGGGTGTAGGAGCAGTTTTGGTAATTTACGTTTCAGAGAGCTTCCTGACAAACAGTTAATATAAACATAAGCTAACCCAAACCCTCCTGGTATGTAAGAATTGTGTATCTAGATGTTATACAAAAGCCATTTTTAATgcagtatattgtcattgttgcTATTCGTTGTGCTGTTAGCTGGAGCAAACTAACCAGAAACTTCAGACACTGAACAGGTATCTCCacacaatatataataaagataagAATTACCCATGTAACAAGAAACATGGATTCTAAAGGCCAGCTGATTACATCGAAGTTAACATGAACTCTTTACTAACTCCTTCCATATATTAGACTTATGCAGATTTTGCAGATCTGTTTTTCATATTAGTTTCTTTGCCAGTGATGGAGGCTCTGGTATCTTCTGCCAGGCGAGAGCAGtgagtctgtgtgagggatgggtggggtcattcacaccTCATGTAGATTTTTTAGTGCACTGAAACAATCTCACAGTacacaaattatatttatttattagatttgTTAGATTTTTAGCTCAAGTCTGAGGTCATGCAGGTTGTTTTAAGGGAGTGAATGTTGAGAAGAAGCAAGCTTTtagatctatctgtctgtctgtctccttaTGTGGCTCTCCAGTAAATGTTTCCAATATCTTGaggaaagaagaaaaggaagcCACACCCAGTATTGAGTgctcagtgtgtttatgggataGAGGAATATTTGCACTTGTTTAAATCACACACTAGTAAATGTATCATACATTCCCAATATTATTCTACCAGCATGTCTATGGAGATCTATACATCTAGGCTACTCTGCACACACAACCCTATTTGTGCACACACACCATGCTCATCTTACTCACCACAAACCTCACACACTGCTCTGAACTGCAGCACGGAAGGAGGTGTTGCAAACCAGGCTCTGctgacactaaacacacacacacacacacacacacatagaaaccaAGCTGTTTCGTTTTAAACCATGCGACTTAGCCACAATCCACTGCTTTGAGCACAGCATTCTCCACAGAGTGACCACAACTAACTACTAGATTTGTTTCATCTCAGCATAGAATTTGAGGACTTGTTTAACATTTTATCAGACATTCATCATACATTTCATCATCAAAATAAATAGTTTTGACAGTAAAAATATAACACTTTTGCCTTAGGAGGACTTCACTCTGTGATCTCATATATGATGGGTTTGGCTGCCTTTAAAGGGAACATTTCAGGCTGAGTGTGGACATGTGAGTGAGAATGACAAAAAGAGAAATGAGTGAAgaagagaggggggagagagtgcaagagagcgagagacagaaggaaagacaacaagagagagagagagagagagagagagagagagatggagtgacaACAGGAAACTCCTCATTTGTCTGTCTCAATACATACAGCTCAACCCCTCCACCTTGTTCCTGGCAAGATACTGCCCTTCATATggcatccacacacacaccctcacacacacggtgtctctctcacacacacacacacccatcatCACACagaccctgctctctctctctttctcaaaggTAAGTCCTCTCACTGTCTGCTTCAACCTCTAAGCTTTAAGCTGTATCTGCACAGGAAGCTTTATTATAATCTCAGCTCGCTCAGATCCCTCACCGCTTCAGCTGGAGCTCTGCTCTCTGTAAATGCCAGCTTGTGCCAACAGTGCCAGTTTGTGTTTTACATGTAACTACAGAGTTTTGCACTACAAGCAAATCACTGTAAAATAGTAATTGTTGATTGACACTATCATCATTACACTGGTTAAATAAGCCTGGATAAATAGGTTGCCTCAGTTCTTTAaggtaatgtttactgaaaacctGAGTTAATTAGAATTACATAatgcctaaattgtaagttaaattaaattttaaagttaattgaatttacataaaaaactactttgcacaataattctaatTCTTTGAATTCaggtaaatacaaaaatagattttgtatttagtgtttttgttttgtttaatttaaataaaatatggatTTAAATGAGAAAATTGGacaaagaaaatgctatagagtgaacCGTATagagcacacagccaacacacaGTCAGCAGCTCAGAACATGaggcttgctcttacagcctacaacacagagaccaggcaGCTAATCATAATATAACATCTACAAGGTTACCTACGGTAGCCTGAGGGGAAATAACTACACACTGACAATGAGGGCCAGAAAACGGAAGACACGCCCTTTATTCTCGTAGATTCTGCCAAAAGCCCAAAAAAAAGAacctgccaatggcaacagattaaactcagttattataagttgatttaactcaaagatccCATTTGGATGTATATGAGGCCACAATCTTTACCTACATCAGTGTAGTTGAATAATGTACGGAGATTAACTTTTCACATAAATTGTGGATTTAAAGTGTACATGTAATTAAAGCTAAAGAGTAGAGTAGGTGTAGCATTACCTGAGAGCAGTATTCATAGATATCACTCATGCCAGTCATTTACTGTATACATGTGTATAAAGTATATAGTACAAAAGTTGTGTTTTTGTTAAATTTGTCATTTTCTTAATCTCTGTGATCTTTATCTGCTGTTATTCCCTGTAATCAATGTACACCCTCTTTAAACAAAAGTGCACTTAAATACATTACGGTTTTTAAGTGCTTTTCGTGCTAATTCTGCAAAATTAAATAAGGTATTTTTCTTATGAGTATGAATTATGttataaatgtactactttgtgtattgatgcacagATTGTGTAGTCTTCTAATGCAGTGCTACTGCAGGCAAACTACACTTATGTACactttaaatagaattttaagtTTAATGATCTCTAAATCACTTTTTAATGGAAaatatattttagcatttttattgcttttaaataTACTTCCATTCATAATGGCATCTGCTTCACATTGATttatttgagtgatgccatagaataaCCAGTATTCgtaccataaaaaaacattatttttttgtaaaggaGATCTAAATCTGAAGAACTTTTAGCTGAACCTTTAGAACATTTACACCTTGAGGGATAATCACAATAACACAACTCTATTACTCACATAGCTCTCTTTGGCAGCATGTGAAGACCCTTTATATTTAAGAGTGTAAGAGGGGCAAAGCTCAACAGTAACAGGCTGCTACTGGATCAGTTCCAGCGGCTAATAGCACACAGTACAATAGCACAATGTTCCAGACTGTCAGAAAATGTTCAGTTTACAGAGTGAGGGACTCATTTCTCATTCTTGCCAGGAAGTGTGTTATCATTTCCTGTATCACAACATCTCCATCACCCTCTTCCGTCATAAATAgcgaaaaaacatatttaaacatatttaaaatccaGCAGTTAAATCCCACTTTCTTAGGGTTCTGTATGTTCTCCTATTTAGTTTTGACCGGTTCATAACCTGCTGTTATGTCAGTTATAGATACTCAAATTCCTGCCCTCACTCCTGCAGCTACATCCTCACCCAGAGACAGATAAGAAAATCCTCCCTCACCTTAGCACATTTACTTTAACTTCATAACACAGACAAAAATACTCTGATTAGCCATCATTGCTAACACATTTTTGGTTagtaaaacattacagtaaagGTTGTTGTTATGTTTATTCTGTTATGTTTTCTGAATGAAAACTTagattttatttcacattattggTTAAAGTTTTGTGAAATGtcaattttgtcaattttttaatttttagttttagaaaTTTGACATTTGTGTAGCTGGAAACATTATGTAAGAAgagttctaataatgttgtgatgcaaaccattattatgtcacacattttttGGACATttctgaaacattatttctgtaactttaaggctaaccttcctggaacgtttttaaaacattgctaatgTTTCTAAGGACAGCATTGATGGACACAGTACACACAACAGTGAGACCACTGAGGTTATGAGGGGGATTCTCTGAGAATGGGGGCCTTTTGGATCATATTttcttaatattatttatttaaaataattgaaatatattatttattaaacaaatatttaaagttTGGCCACTGTATGATTATGATGTAAAAAGATTCATGTAACTTCTTGTAGAATCTGTATAATGAGATTGTTTATCATCACTTATTCCTTGtagaattttttatttggaaatattTACAATGTGACTGTCAAGCAGATGATGGGAACTTTTTCTGTAGATGAGATATGCATTAACATAAAAActtttatatatatcttttgGATTGTCCTGTAAATTATTCATACATATTTACCTCATATTTCCTCTTATCATCAACAATCAAATAACACCGTCAACATGACAGGTCGAAAATACCAACAACACATTTCAATACAGTATGGATCTATTTACATGTAAAATTAATTCCTCATATTTTATCCAAAATTatgtattaacattattattaggctaatatatttttctgattgtcataataaaaataatttatagtcctattttagggatctatagtGAAGGTGTCAaatgtgcactgtgcagcttaatttagggagtgtgtctttgctatcgtaaaaacgggaaaagtacactttgtgtgGCCTTGCAATACaggcagaaggtgtgaaaatagactattggcaGGGTAAAATATCACAATGCATCTTGTGCAAGATGTAAGATAGGGGCCTTAGTGCTTTTAAATGATGAGTAATGAATTTTGTGGTTTTCTTTCATTGAAAATTAAACCGGGCAACTGATTCAGAGAATCACCCCTATAAGGCTGTGGgctctattttacaccctgtgcaagatgcgttgcgatgctcattgcaatcttacaccccaccaacattgTATTTTTACGGCTTGCacctgcactgtttaaatagcatctgtgtttaggaatatatctatgccTATGGGTGTGTTTTTCTATCTTAGCCCTTTGTGCATTTGCAGCCACACATGGATAATTTGTTGcatcctcatgataccaaagacacaccactaagccctaaatcaagctgtgctcTTCACGGTACACctttagattgctaaaatagggccctgtgtcTAATATTCAAGAAATACTGACTTGATGCCATGCTTCCCACACTATCTCTCTTAGAAGGCTGTTCTGTAGTGATGAGGGTCTCTGTGGCATCCTGACATTGCAGAGATATGGACAGCTCACTGCTAGATTAGCTGTTAGCATTCTTGCCCAATAAAAAAGAATGTTAAATGAAAACTCAGCTTCCATTCAGACATGACTTGCTGCTCTCCTGTCTCTGTATCCAGCCTGAAGCCAGCATAGTTTTTCTCACATTCTAGACACAGAAAATAGACACAGTATATTTTCCTAGAACAGAGATAAATAAAGGAACTTATGCAATGATTAAAGTGTGTTATACTAACTCTTCTGATGAACTCAGCTCTGGTAGTCACACCCAGCACATTATCATAGGATGTGAATGTCACAATGACACTGATGAAACCACAAAACTGCTGCTGGGGGGAGGGCACTACTGTAAACAAAATGACTTGGCAAAGTTGTTTGAGGAAAACCAAGCTAACACCCATTTCTAATTTAACTttttctccacagagatgagatCTGGTCCTGGGAGGTTCATCCCAAAGCTAAAGTTACGATGGATCAAAAAATTAAGTCCCCTGCTTTTGGTTCTACTTGTCGTCACCTGCCTCTTCGTGAGCTTGTCCAGGATTCCTCCTGGTGGCAGAAACAGGCCAGCAAACATCACTATTCTGCTGTGGTACTGGCCTTTCCGCACTCCATACAGCTTAGCGGGGGACCCATGTTGGGAAATGTATGGTATCCCAGGCTGCCACCTAGCGGATAATCGCTCGCTCTATTCCACCGCTGATATTGTGGTCTTCCATCACCATGATTTGAAGGCCAAACGGCAGAAGCTGCCGCTTCATCTCCCTCGCTCAGGCGCTCAGCGGTGGCTCTGGCTGTCTCTGGAGGCCCCAACAAACAATGGTAACTTGGATCCATACGCAGGCATCTTCAACTTGACCATGTCATATCGGCCAGACGCAGACATCACAGTGCCGTACGGGAAGCTGATGCGAAGTGAGGCAGAGCCTGGCATCTTCACCGTGCCAAGGAATAAGACCCACCTGGCCTGCTGGGTGGTCAGTAACTTCAAGAAACGGCACAAAAGGACCGCAGTGTACCAGCGTCTGAAAAACACCATCCCTGTGCAGGTTTACGGCAATGCAGTGAAAAGGCCACTGGACAAGAATGCTCTGCTACCCACAATTTCCCGCTGCTATTTCTATCTGGCCTTTGAGAACACAGAGTCTCCGCACTATGTCACTGAAAAACTGTGGAGAAATTCCTTCCAGGCTGGCGCAGTGCCAGTGGTTATGGGGCCTCCGCGTACACACTATGAGATGGTGGCACCACACCATTCCTTCATCCACGTGGATGACTTTGAGTCCCCAGAAGCACTCGGCAGATTCCTTACAGACTTAGCTAAAGATGAAAAGCGATATCAGTCCTACTTCGCCTGGCATCGCAACAGCACTGTTAAACTGTTTTCTGACTGGAGAGAAAGGCTCTGCAACATCTGCCCAGTCTATAACACACTTCCATACAAGATATACCATAACCTGACTGCATGGGCACGTGGCTGACCTGACCTGCAAGGTTTTTACTATGTGTAATTCTGAGGTGCCAACAGTCATGGGATATCAGTAGGTAAACGTATAATGAAGTGTTGCCTCAGAGGATGGTATGGGTTATCTTGTGGAAAGATGACATGAATTATCGACTTGGTGTCAGATTCCTGGGAttttccatttccaaagttgtaGGAAGGAATTCACATTCCTCGATCTACAGTATGATTCACATGTGTTCCAGGAGTATGTCAGAAAAGGCAGTATTACCAACCAGAGTGTTCAAAAGCAAATGTGAACCAAGAGGAACAAGTTAAATAAGTTTACACAGTAAGAAAATACTGGTTAAATTCAATTTGTTCACTATTGAGAGTGTTATCTAATCATCAATCacagta comes from Astyanax mexicanus isolate ESR-SI-001 chromosome 17, AstMex3_surface, whole genome shotgun sequence and encodes:
- the LOC103028569 gene encoding alpha-(1,3)-fucosyltransferase 7, whose protein sequence is MRSGPGRFIPKLKLRWIKKLSPLLLVLLVVTCLFVSLSRIPPGGRNRPANITILLWYWPFRTPYSLAGDPCWEMYGIPGCHLADNRSLYSTADIVVFHHHDLKAKRQKLPLHLPRSGAQRWLWLSLEAPTNNGNLDPYAGIFNLTMSYRPDADITVPYGKLMRSEAEPGIFTVPRNKTHLACWVVSNFKKRHKRTAVYQRLKNTIPVQVYGNAVKRPLDKNALLPTISRCYFYLAFENTESPHYVTEKLWRNSFQAGAVPVVMGPPRTHYEMVAPHHSFIHVDDFESPEALGRFLTDLAKDEKRYQSYFAWHRNSTVKLFSDWRERLCNICPVYNTLPYKIYHNLTAWARG